The window GTATTTCGTCCTGGCTGGAGGGAACCAACTTGCCTCGTGATACAGTCGTGTGTCATTTATTCTGATCAGCACTCCATCCACTCGTAGGAAGAAACGCAGCAACAAGAAGAAACTGGTGGGCATCACCCTCTGCATCAGCAACAAGACACACAGCAACATGTTACACTAAACTTATCCGTTCAAACTGTTTGCATGCATCAAGAAACAGTATAttacagaaatgcaaacaaaaacaaattgcatttttttagctaacaaattgcatgtttttagctagctacaggCACTTTGGTGGCCTTTGAAGcaatttgttgcattttgtggCGCAGATTGTTTTCCCCTGCGGTGGGCGCGGCTTTCGGAGTACGAGGCCATGTGCTCTGTCTCTATGGGCAGCTTttaggtgtgaatgtgttgaACTGTGAGAGCTGGGCTCTCCCGGAAACGTCCCTGAATGAATTAAGGGTTCAAAAACATGAGCTGTCAGCTGGAATTATGCACTGATTACACCGACTGTGGCCGAAAAAATTAATTCAAAGCTCAGTCTTCCTCTTAAATCAGGGTTTCCTGACCACTATAAGGTTTGGGTGCAGCTACCGAGCTGTTTTGGGTAACttaaagacttttctcagatctaatgatggGAGTCGGACTTCTTTAGCGAGTTTTGTCTTGAAGCCTTTCTGCTCTAGtttcagacacagatatggtgataataacggtGCAAAatgatatgactttttttttaaagaaaacaaaaagaaagactcAGAACTAccacaaagtgacacaaactGACTTCAAAGAGATGCCAAATAACCACAGAGACCCCAAATCaccccaaagaaaacacaaaatccccaaaaagagacacaaaatctATGGGGAaattgcttcttctttttttttttttttaattgaaagacGTCACATTTTCTTGATGAAGGACGCCTAACCCCCCTCCCTGCAAATACGCGCTTCTGAGTCTTTCACAAACCATGGGAAAACAATGTTACCAAATCTGGTCGTCGTTTTGATCCATAGTATCAGCTGTTTAACATCAACGCAGCACTCACAATTTTGGCGCTGATCATCGAGACGCCGTGGTCGTGCAGCTCGTCCTCGAACAGCAGCACCTCGTCGAAGAACATGATCTGTTCCCGAGCCTTGAGCTTCTCCATGTTGATACGCTCCGCCGTCTTCACCACCTTCACATGAACCACAAGTGGAAATCAAACACACTCAcgtaaaccacacacacataacaaaaAGGTGTTGAATATACTGTGTTCCATTCCATTACTGAGCATCTGTAAGGCTCTCGTTGGAAAACTACCACGGTCCCTTACAGAACTTCTCTGTCACTCAGAGGGACATTAGCAGACTCGCTCTGCTGACTGGCTTTTGCTTCATGTTCCACGAGCTCACTCTGAacttggaaaaactgcttttaactttaggctacatttacatcgctccattttggtttaaattgctcatattatgctcattttcaggttcataattgtatttagaggttgtaccagaataggtttatgtggtttaattttcagaaaacgccatacttttgttgtactgcacattgctgcagctcctcttttcaccctgtgtgttgagctctctgttttaactacagagtgagacctctcacttctgttccatctttgttgggagtcgcacatgtgcagtaagtacagctagctagtcagttgcagagtatgagggcgtgtcctgacagtacctaggtaaagactactagccagtcagaagcagagtatgagggcgtgccctgacagtacctaggtaaggactactagccagtcagaagcagagtatgagggcgtgccctgacagtacctaggtaaggactactagccagtcagaagcagagtatgagggcgtgccctgacagtacctaggtaaggactactagccagtcagaagcagagtatgagggcgtgtcctgacagtacctaggtaaggactactagccagtcagaagcagagtatgggGGCATGccctgctagcagctaggcgagcattataacgtgtgttccaaagtgaccacgtttgtctctgaagtaaaggctggactacaatagagctgtttggagcagtttgtgaacagtgttttctgttggagatggtaagtccctttgggggggactttgggctttttcactttgtaaacccattacatgcacaaaaagatatagaacacaataaaggaaatgggaaaagccaaaaagcataatatgagcactataAAAATGCTGCTACATTTACACCTCTCATTCCCGCTGCTCTGCGAttccccccctcattccccctgctctggcgtttccccctctcattccccctgctctggagttcccccctctcattccccctgctctggcgtttccccctctcattccccccctgctctggcgtttccccctctcattcccccctgctctggcgtttccccctctcattccccctgctctggcgtttccccccctctcattccccccctcattccccctgctctggcgtttccccctctcattccccctgctctggagttcccccctctcattccccctgctctggcgtttccccctctcattcccccctgctctggcgttcccccctctcattccccctgctctggcgttcccccctctcattcctctcattccccctgctctggcgtttccccctctcattcccccctgctctggcgtttcccccctctcattccacctgttctggtgtttcccccctctcattcccccctgctcttgcgttcccccctctcattcccgcTGCTCTGcgattccccctctcattcccccctgctctggcgttcccccctctcattcccgcTGCTCTGcgattccccctctcattcccccctcacACCGACCCCAATATTTCGCAGCCTGATTTGACGTTTCGTTCGCAACTACCAGCAGCGGGCGGAGTatacacgctgcctcctgtgtatgcccagtataccagaatgttgatgagatattttggtttggccctgttagtttaaacggagattagttcttctactggagctaaaaacacttgtgtgacCAGGGAtagcttttggctcaaaactctgcttaaaaaacaaaacgtagCACGGTAAATGTAGACTTGGTGCACCGACTCCTGGAACAAATTACAGCACtttcttaaaatcaactcaaTTGTGCCTCttggacaatttagaaatctggttcttaacctgcaaacttctacttgtaactgctttacataattgtactttcttttgcatccctattatcctaatttatttataaaatcatttttCTAATTCAGAAAGTTTTAGTGTCTTTCTATTTTTTCATGATGGTGTCGCTTcatttctgtgttgttgtttttgtctttgtaatttgaCACAATGTCTTTATAAAAGAGGGCCGCCCCTCAATGATTTCtcgagtataaataaaggttgaatgaatggaTATGACCCACCTGCAGCTGCATACTATCTCCTATAAGAGTGCCTTTGTAGTCTGTGGTGTATGTCCAGTCGTAAGGTCTCACCACCTCCTTGGAATGTTCAGAGTCAGCTCTGGAAGGAGATCACAGAGATGTTAACTACGCAGGTGACATGCTCTGTGTCTGGGAATCAACGCCTTTATAGATCTTTTACATCGTTTTCCGACACAGAACGCCACTATTTTCAAACTggagttttctttctttaaaaggcAAACTATgccttaatttaccttaactgaacagcttgggagtcattggaatggttatatgacttctttggagttgaatggtggtcatctcgctcccccctagcgcctgtgagctgaaaaaccaccctcgCAACTTTGGGCCGGCGAGCTGCCggcctcagcatcaggaagtaccgcgtgatatcaggtctcgccatgtaacgaattgcttcacggcactgcacacatacgcccattcaggaaccagctaacaaggtagcgatggaggttttcacactatcgtcatgacTGAGCCGgttaaaaagaagcagaaagctaggaaagcattgtcggaggaacagagaaagaggaaacagcagactgaccgagagaggagtcagacacgagtaaacataggagctgccaaatatctattctgaagctgtagggggggctctatagagaaacctgccagcaaaaagcgaaagagaaaacagcgaagaaatggccaaaactgcatagcgcctcttGAAGTTGCTCTGACATGAATATCTGTGATGTCCTGTGGTGGCAAGATGACATTTTGTTCTGCTCTGAAACCCCTGACAGCTTTGACATATCAAAAGTTAACAAAACGATCCCCCAGCTGGGTTGTTAGTCTTGCCTGCTCTCCTGCCATTCCTGAGCACAGGCCACCTTGACAGCGTCCTCCATGTTGTTGACTCTCTTAAGGGCGTCGATGGCGTTGAATTCGATGCCGTAGCCTTCCGTGTGTTGGATGCGCAGGATGTTGTCACCAAACATCATCTCTGGAAGGGAGGGCATGTTCATCTCCTCCGCTAACCTGGAAAAGGCAAACGGCAAACAGCTGGCTAACACCTTTCAACGTTTAAAGCTAAGTGCATAGTTTCGGTCgccccccccatgaggaattctaagtaacgacAACAAAACTGCCAGCACCTTCAGTTCAGCAGCCTCTCTCTCATCATTTGTCACCATCAAGTGTCCCCTCTGTCAATTACAATTCAGTGAAGACTTTACTGCCTTTCTTAATCAAACAGCTTCGtgaaggtttttatttttttattttttttgtcagctaCAAAAGCATGATTTCAGAATGGATTTAGGAAACACCGTCCCATAGTGATGTTTTCCACACAATAACAAATGGGTCATGTAGAAACTCTCTTATCTCTCTCCCTGAAGCTGACCAGTTCTTGTTTTTATGACAGATGTATTATCTCCAATACTTGAGGCTGATCTGACCGTGGACAAGTTGAACGAACAGATGggataacaataacaataagattgattgattgtaatAAGCTTACCGCTGAACTTTAATTGAATGCCGTATTCTGGCTTTTAGGGCTGTATGTTGTTGTCTGTAGTTTGTATGCAGGCTATGTTTTTTGAAGTCACATTTAATAGACGGATAACTGTGGGGAATGGGTCTGTTCCAGTGTTGGTAGTTGAAGTCTATCAACTTGTGCCTGCTGAAGTGTTTGTCCAGCAGCCTTCACTAAAGATGGCGGCATGGTCACACGCAGCGGCCCAGCGCTCTTTGTGCTTCAGTGgtgtttttggtttgtgtgCAAGTctatgttttcttattttttgaGATACCTTGTAGCCTAtatattttgcttttattcatatttttttctagTTGCTTTTGTCTGTGTTCTGTTAACTTTGTTCtatttattcaatttttttatGCACACTGCGGAAGAGCTGCTGAACAAATGTTGATTGTTCTCTGAGCACAttgacaataaagatctatctatctttattgacaataaagatctatctatctttattgacaataaagatctatctatctatctagctccCTGAATCTAACCTTGGGCCTGTTATGTCAACAGCACTAAACGTCAACCCACAAGACCAGTACTGAGCTCTGCAGGTTTAGGAGGGTACAGGTTGCAAAACTGGGCCCATGCAGTACTCAGAGACACAGTGTCACGTTTTTGTGTTGCCTTTTCTGGCTAATCATTTCATACACACTTagaatggaataaaaaaaaaaagaatgatctGCTGTGTTAAACATACCTGGGATGCATAACATGAGTAAAAGCTGAACCCACCGGAGGGCCCAACAGAGATTAACAAGTAAAAGGCAGAAGACAGTTCCATATATCTGCTACCTACTGTTAGAGGAACATCTCACCGTTCAATGTCTTTGGATTTCATGATGTGGTTTCTGGCAGCAGTAACTGTCCATGGTCCAAAGGTGTAATCCTGCTTACTGCTCTTAAAGCCATGCGACATCATCGTGGACAGAGAGGCCAACATCAACTACAAAAGAGATCAATGGCAGGCTTTTCAAAAGGCGTTGTCTGTTAGTTGTCCGTCATCACTGCCGACTACTTCTCAACTGTTGGGAGGAAACACTGAGCTGACTGAGTTGGATGTGGTTGAGGAGGTCAAGGCTCTGTGTAGGCCAGTCAAGTTCCTACTACACCAAATCGGTAAACCTATTTCTCTAGTTGCATGTTAACATTTGTACAGGGCTTGTAAAAAGAGTCTGAG is drawn from Sander vitreus isolate 19-12246 chromosome 13, sanVit1, whole genome shotgun sequence and contains these coding sequences:
- the tiprl gene encoding TIP41-like protein; its protein translation is MLASLSTMMSHGFKSSKQDYTFGPWTVTAARNHIMKSKDIERLAEEMNMPSLPEMMFGDNILRIQHTEGYGIEFNAIDALKRVNNMEDAVKVACAQEWQESRADSEHSKEVVRPYDWTYTTDYKGTLIGDSMQLQVVKTAERINMEKLKAREQIMFFDEVLLFEDELHDHGVSMISAKIRVMPTSFFLLLRFFLRVDGVLIRINDTRLYHEAGKNFMLREFSTRESQIAELKNVPAALYTEPNDIAQHLTLKLTECERLELPGMQPGSAVNDVLP